The Psychroflexus sp. ALD_RP9 region GTAGATCGTCGTTATGCTATTATGCCACCAAATCAGGTATTTACACCAACGAGCTTTGAAGAAAAAAATAAAATTTATCAAACTGAAGCTAAACAACTTGGTCATCAAGTTTTAGAAAAAGCACTCTTAAAATCGAATTGGGATCCTAAAAGTTTAGATTATATTATTACGGTAAGCTGTACAGGAATTATGATTCCTTCATTAGATGCTTTCCTTATAAATAGTCTTGGTTTAAGGCAAGATATTGTGCGCTTGCCTGTTACCGAAATGGGTTGTGTTGCGGGAGTTTCCGGTATTATTTACGCTAAACAGTTTTTAGAGAATCAACCCAATAAAAGGGCTGCTGTAATTGCTGTTGAAGCACCAACAGCAACTTTGCAACATTCAGATTTTAGTATGGCAAATATGGTAAGTGCCGCCATTTTCGGCGATGGTGCAGCTTGTGTACTTATGAGCTCAGAAGAGCAGGCAAGTGGTCCTCAAATTTGCGATGAGCAGATGTACCATTTTTACGATCAAACGCACATGATGGGTT contains the following coding sequences:
- a CDS encoding type III polyketide synthase, yielding MVKITQVSTQLPKYTSSTAEVIPYIEDWLEHQDERFKRKVIKIFEGAAVDRRYAIMPPNQVFTPTSFEEKNKIYQTEAKQLGHQVLEKALLKSNWDPKSLDYIITVSCTGIMIPSLDAFLINSLGLRQDIVRLPVTEMGCVAGVSGIIYAKQFLENQPNKRAAVIAVEAPTATLQHSDFSMANMVSAAIFGDGAACVLMSSEEQASGPQICDEQMYHFYDQTHMMGFDLTNNGLKMILDIAVPDTIATHFPEIIHPFLKRNNLSIELIEHLIFHPGGKKIILTVEDLFKDLGKNINATKSVLKNYGNMSSATVLFVLAQIMQDSPKKDDYGLMLSFGPGFTAQRLLLKF